One window of Pelmatolapia mariae isolate MD_Pm_ZW linkage group LG18, Pm_UMD_F_2, whole genome shotgun sequence genomic DNA carries:
- the LOC134617486 gene encoding leucine-rich repeat-containing protein 52-like encodes MRLAPQPSAQPLRLLVLLLLATAVPSSPVISTGCPDRCVCDDQLVVQCAGQHLTTFPVNLPLATRQLIISNNRIAELPPLALNYLSDLVYLDCSNNSLTEISESTFGNLRKLAYLDLSFNTLTRIEDRTFGPLASLVMLRMTDNPGLSEIHPDAFGENAALQVLDVSRNNLTVFNITSLIALPALRSVGLSGNPWSCECDNEDLCLWVHLEGFKFQDEGQTVCGSPADTQGRRLGEVGIQLRTLCHQTLGSWDYLFFVVIGFVIFAAGTVSAWVMGVIMVLYERYIKKKDEQLEMDGEEESIETGRAASTRSGHDNGNLKTSHTV; translated from the exons ATGCGTCTTGCCCCGCAGCCAAGCGCGCAACCCCTGCGGCTTCTAGTTCTGCTTCTCCTCGCGACAGCGGTCCCCTCATCCCCGGTAATCTCCACTGGCTGCCCGGACAGGTGCGTGTGTGACGACCAACTTGTGGTCCAGTGCGCTGGGCAGCACCTGACCACCTTCCCGGTCAACCTTCCGCTGGCCACGCGGCAGCTCATCATCTCAAACAACCGTATCGCGGAGCTGCCGCCTCTCGCGCTCAACTACCTCTCCGACCTGGTGTACCTGGACTGCAGCAACAACTCTCTGACGGAGATCTCAGAGTCCACTTTTGGGAATCTACGCAAGCTGGCCTACTTGGACCTCTCCTTCAACACTCTGACCCGGATCGAGGACAGGACGTTCGGCCCCTTGGCGAGCTTGGTGATGCTGAGGATGACGGACAACCCGGGGCTCTCCGAAATTCACCCGGACGCTTTTGGGGAGAACGCGGCCCTTCAGGTACTCGATGTGAGCCGAAACAACCTGACGGTCTTCAACATCACCTCCCTGATCGCGCTACCCGCCCTGCGCTCAGTGGGGCTCAGCGGGAACCCGTGGAGCTGCGAATGCGACAACGAGGACCTGTGCTTGTGGGTCCATCTGGAGGGCTTCAAGTTCCAAG ATGAGGGCCAGACGGTGTGCGGTTCACCTGCTGATACTCAGGGCCGTCGACTGGGGGAGGTGGGCATCCAGCTACGGACGTTATGTCATCAGACACTCGGCTCCTGGGACTACCTTTTCTTTGTTGTCATCGGCTTTGTCATCTTTGCTGCTGGCACCGTGTCGGCCTGGGTGATGGGTGTCATCATGGTGCTCTATGAGCGCTACATCAAGAAGAAAGACGAGCAGCTCGAGATGGATGGCGAGGAAGAAAGCATTGAGACAGGCCGTGCTGCGAGCACCAGGAGTGGCCATGACAATGGGAATTTAAAAACCTCACATactgtttaa